In Caldicellulosiruptor morganii, the following proteins share a genomic window:
- the cheB gene encoding chemotaxis-specific protein-glutamate methyltransferase CheB: protein MYRVLVVDDSAFMRQLIKSILEQTGMFSVMVAQTPLIALDRVRKFKFDVITIDYEMPYMNGVELIKKIKEISDSKILMISAYTYPGAHTTFEALSAGAFDYILKPSTQEEIKEFESELIKKVTAACKEYRIPQITKAVTDDIKDFKMSVEDNLIERAKAAKVVGIGISTGGPPVLEKMFKDLKKDFSIPVLVVQHMPPNFTKPFAERLASITSKCIKEAEDWEEIKPGCIYIAKGGYHLAVEGKAGKLYTRVLDLEKIKSHKPSAEILFSSIAEACGKDAIGIVMTGMGSDGSDGILEMRKKGAITIAQSEKTCVVFGMPKAAIEKGAIEFVMSPHEIVGLLNML, encoded by the coding sequence ATGTACAGAGTACTGGTTGTTGACGATTCAGCATTTATGAGGCAGCTCATCAAGTCAATTTTGGAACAAACAGGAATGTTTTCTGTAATGGTTGCGCAAACACCTCTTATTGCACTTGATAGAGTGAGGAAATTTAAATTTGATGTTATAACCATTGATTATGAGATGCCATATATGAATGGTGTTGAACTTATAAAGAAGATAAAAGAGATTTCAGACAGTAAAATCTTAATGATAAGTGCATATACCTATCCCGGTGCACATACAACATTTGAAGCATTGTCAGCAGGTGCATTTGATTATATACTAAAGCCATCAACACAGGAAGAAATAAAAGAGTTCGAGAGTGAACTGATCAAGAAAGTAACTGCTGCGTGCAAAGAATACAGGATACCACAAATTACAAAAGCTGTAACCGACGATATAAAAGATTTCAAAATGTCAGTAGAGGATAATCTAATTGAAAGAGCAAAAGCTGCAAAGGTTGTGGGTATTGGGATATCAACAGGGGGCCCCCCTGTTTTAGAAAAGATGTTTAAGGACCTCAAGAAAGATTTTTCTATTCCAGTTCTGGTTGTGCAGCACATGCCACCGAACTTTACAAAACCGTTTGCAGAAAGGCTTGCTTCTATTACATCCAAATGTATCAAAGAAGCAGAGGATTGGGAAGAAATAAAACCGGGGTGTATATACATTGCAAAAGGTGGGTATCACCTGGCTGTTGAAGGGAAAGCGGGCAAACTTTACACAAGAGTGCTTGACCTTGAAAAGATAAAGAGCCACAAACCATCTGCTGAGATTCTTTTTAGCTCAATTGCAGAGGCATGTGGCAAAGATGCCATAGGTATAGTTATGACCGGGATGGGTTCTGATGGAAGTGATGGTATACTGGAGATGAGAAAAAAAGGAGCAATTACTATTGCGCAGAGTGAAAAGACATGCGTTGTCTTTGGAATGCCAAAGGCAGCTATTGAAAAAGGAGCAATTGAATTTGTTATGAGTCCTCATGAGATTGTTGGGTTATTAAATATGCTCTAG
- the rpoB gene encoding DNA-directed RNA polymerase subunit beta produces MALPRPVQYGKVQRMSYGKVKEVLDLPYLLEIQKKSFQWFLDEGLREVLKEISPIKDYSENLLLEFVDYYFDGPPKYSEQECKERDATYARPLKVKVRLINKETGEIKEQDIYMGDFPIMTETGTFIINGAERVIVSQLIRSPGCYFASSIDKQGRKIFSGTVIPNRGAWLEFETDTSELLSVRLDRTRKVPLTTFLKALGLYNQQLIFDKFGEDERLKASLEKEANKGELGNPVENALLEIYRRLRPGEPPNVENARSLLKRMYFDPRGYDLAKVGRYKLNKKLSLWKRIFNKRAAQDVVDETTGEILVKEGEIISRETALAIQDAGINEVLIYIEDSRVFKVVGNNTVKLEKYVDFDVSDLNIRELVYLPVLKEILSATSDVSEIKQLIKERERELVPYCLTIDDIFAATSYFLGLKYGIGHTDDIDHLGNRRVRAVGELLQNQLRIGFARMERVIRERMNIQDIASVTPQTLINIRPVTAAIKEFFGSSPLSQFMDQVNPLAALTNKRRLSALGPGGLSRDRAGFEVRDVHHSHYGRMCPIETPEGPNIGLITSLATYARVNEYGFLETPYRKVDKKEGRVTDEVIYLTADEEDTYKIAQATEPVDDEGRFVNQRITVRFGEDIIEVDKHEVDLVDISPKQIVSVSTSLIPFLENDDANRALMGSNMQRQAVPLLMTESPIIGTGVEYRAAVDSGVCVVAKKDGIVEKVSADEIVIKNNDGTKDVYHLLKFKRTNQGTCFNQRPIVKKGQEVKAGEVIADGPSTDHGELALGKNVLVAFMPWEGYNYEDAILISERLVKEDVYTSIHIEEYECEARDTKLGPEEITRDIPNIGEDAIKDLDERGIIRIGAEVKSGDILVGKVTPKGETELTAEERLLRAIFGEKARETRDTSLRVPHGEGGIVVDVKVFSRDKGDELPPGVNQLVRVYVAQKRKISVGDKMAGRHGNKGVISRILPVEDMPFLPDGTPVDIVLNPLGVPSRMNIGQILETHLGYAAKALGWKVATPVFDGAKEEDIEEALKLAGLSPSGKTVLYDGRTGEPFDNEVTVGYMYMLKLVHLVDDKIHARSTGPYSLVTQQPLGGKAQFGGQRFGEMEVWALEAYGAAYTLQELLTVKSDDVTGRVKTYEAIVKGENIPEPGIPESFKVLVKELQSLCLDVKLLSEDNKEIELKESVDEDEQIQGLTGFEQGLEDIEDVEEDREKFYEDLMDAVNEQDEGADDDFDE; encoded by the coding sequence TTGGCGCTACCTCGTCCTGTGCAATATGGAAAAGTACAGAGAATGAGCTATGGAAAAGTAAAAGAAGTTCTGGATTTGCCATATCTGCTGGAAATCCAGAAAAAGTCATTTCAGTGGTTTTTAGACGAAGGACTCAGAGAGGTTTTAAAAGAGATATCTCCTATCAAGGACTACTCAGAGAATTTGCTTTTGGAGTTTGTGGACTACTATTTTGACGGACCACCAAAGTATTCTGAGCAAGAATGTAAAGAGAGAGATGCAACGTACGCAAGACCTCTCAAGGTTAAAGTGAGATTGATTAACAAAGAAACAGGTGAGATAAAAGAACAGGACATCTATATGGGCGATTTTCCAATTATGACCGAAACAGGGACATTTATAATCAATGGGGCAGAAAGAGTAATTGTAAGCCAGCTCATACGATCACCTGGGTGTTATTTTGCATCCTCAATTGACAAACAGGGTCGCAAGATTTTTTCTGGCACTGTGATTCCAAACAGGGGTGCATGGCTTGAGTTTGAAACAGACACCAGCGAGCTTTTGTCTGTCAGACTGGACAGAACAAGGAAAGTGCCATTGACAACATTCCTCAAAGCACTGGGACTTTACAATCAGCAACTAATATTTGACAAATTTGGTGAGGATGAGAGGTTAAAAGCTTCTCTTGAGAAAGAAGCCAACAAAGGCGAGCTTGGAAATCCGGTTGAAAATGCACTTTTGGAGATTTACAGAAGGCTCAGACCTGGTGAGCCACCGAATGTTGAAAATGCAAGAAGTTTGCTGAAAAGAATGTATTTTGATCCAAGAGGATATGATCTGGCAAAGGTAGGAAGGTACAAGTTAAATAAAAAATTATCATTGTGGAAGAGAATTTTTAACAAAAGAGCTGCCCAGGATGTTGTTGATGAAACAACAGGGGAGATACTTGTAAAAGAGGGTGAAATAATATCGAGAGAAACAGCACTTGCTATTCAGGATGCAGGTATTAATGAGGTTTTAATATATATAGAAGACAGCAGAGTATTCAAAGTGGTTGGAAACAATACAGTAAAGCTTGAAAAGTATGTGGATTTTGATGTCTCTGATTTGAACATCAGAGAACTTGTATATCTACCTGTTCTCAAAGAGATTCTGTCTGCGACCAGCGATGTGAGTGAAATTAAACAGTTAATTAAAGAGAGAGAAAGAGAACTTGTACCGTATTGTCTCACAATAGATGATATATTTGCTGCAACAAGCTATTTCCTGGGCTTAAAATATGGTATTGGTCATACAGATGATATAGACCACCTTGGAAACAGAAGAGTAAGAGCGGTGGGTGAGCTGCTGCAAAACCAACTCAGAATAGGTTTTGCACGAATGGAAAGGGTTATCCGGGAGAGAATGAACATACAGGATATTGCTTCTGTCACACCACAAACGCTTATAAATATACGTCCTGTGACAGCTGCAATTAAGGAATTTTTTGGTTCAAGCCCGCTTTCTCAGTTTATGGACCAGGTGAACCCGCTTGCAGCTTTGACAAACAAAAGGAGACTTTCTGCACTTGGTCCAGGGGGGCTTTCAAGAGACAGAGCAGGGTTTGAGGTAAGGGACGTTCATCATTCTCACTATGGAAGAATGTGTCCTATTGAAACACCCGAGGGACCCAATATCGGTCTTATAACATCCTTAGCAACATATGCAAGAGTCAATGAATATGGCTTTTTGGAGACACCCTACAGAAAGGTGGATAAGAAAGAAGGAAGAGTTACTGATGAGGTGATATATCTTACGGCAGATGAAGAGGACACATACAAAATTGCTCAGGCGACAGAACCTGTAGATGATGAAGGAAGATTTGTAAACCAGAGAATTACAGTAAGATTTGGAGAGGATATTATTGAGGTTGACAAGCATGAGGTAGACCTTGTTGATATATCACCAAAACAGATTGTTTCAGTGTCTACATCATTAATACCATTTTTGGAAAATGACGACGCAAACCGCGCGCTCATGGGCTCCAACATGCAGAGGCAGGCTGTTCCACTTCTGATGACAGAGTCACCAATTATTGGCACAGGTGTTGAGTATAGAGCTGCTGTGGATTCTGGTGTTTGCGTAGTTGCCAAGAAAGACGGTATTGTTGAGAAGGTTTCTGCCGATGAGATTGTCATCAAGAATAATGATGGCACAAAGGATGTATATCATCTTTTGAAATTTAAGAGGACAAACCAGGGGACGTGTTTTAACCAGCGACCAATTGTGAAAAAGGGGCAGGAAGTAAAGGCAGGCGAGGTTATAGCAGACGGACCATCAACCGACCATGGCGAGCTTGCGCTTGGCAAAAATGTTCTTGTTGCATTCATGCCATGGGAAGGCTATAACTATGAAGACGCTATATTAATCTCTGAAAGGCTTGTAAAAGAAGATGTATATACATCCATTCATATAGAAGAATATGAATGTGAGGCAAGGGATACAAAGTTAGGTCCGGAAGAGATAACCAGAGACATACCAAATATAGGTGAGGATGCAATCAAGGACCTGGATGAAAGGGGAATTATTAGAATTGGTGCAGAAGTAAAAAGTGGAGATATTCTTGTAGGTAAAGTTACACCAAAAGGGGAAACAGAGCTCACTGCCGAAGAGAGGCTTTTGAGAGCTATTTTTGGTGAAAAGGCAAGAGAAACAAGGGATACATCCTTGAGAGTACCTCATGGTGAGGGTGGAATAGTTGTTGATGTGAAAGTGTTCTCCCGTGACAAAGGCGATGAGCTACCACCGGGTGTAAATCAGCTTGTAAGGGTATATGTTGCCCAGAAAAGAAAAATTTCGGTTGGCGACAAGATGGCAGGAAGGCATGGTAATAAAGGTGTTATTTCAAGAATTCTGCCTGTTGAGGACATGCCATTTTTACCCGACGGTACTCCGGTTGATATTGTATTGAACCCGCTGGGTGTACCATCGCGTATGAATATCGGGCAGATTTTGGAGACGCACTTAGGTTATGCAGCAAAAGCACTTGGCTGGAAAGTAGCAACGCCTGTGTTTGACGGTGCCAAGGAAGAGGATATAGAAGAGGCTTTAAAACTTGCAGGGCTTTCACCAAGTGGGAAAACAGTACTCTATGATGGAAGAACTGGTGAGCCATTTGATAATGAAGTCACTGTAGGTTATATGTACATGCTAAAGCTTGTGCATCTTGTTGATGATAAGATTCACGCACGCTCAACAGGTCCTTATTCACTTGTTACACAGCAACCACTTGGTGGTAAAGCTCAGTTTGGCGGGCAGAGATTTGGTGAGATGGAAGTCTGGGCGCTTGAAGCATATGGAGCTGCGTATACATTGCAGGAACTTTTGACTGTGAAATCTGACGATGTCACCGGTAGAGTAAAGACCTATGAGGCAATTGTAAAGGGAGAGAATATTCCAGAGCCGGGTATACCTGAGTCGTTTAAGGTTCTGGTAAAAGAGCTCCAGAGCTTGTGCCTTGATGTGAAACTACTGTCTGAGGATAACAAAGAGATAGAGCTCAAAGAATCTGTAGATGAAGATGAGCAAATACAGGGTCTGACAGGTTTTGAACAGGGACTTGAGGATATTGAAGATGTTGAAGAAGACAGAGAAAAATTCTATGAGGATTTAATGGATGCAGTCAATGAGCAAGACGAGGGTGCAGACGATGATTTTGACGAGTAA
- the thrS gene encoding threonine--tRNA ligase produces MEKVKVTLPDGKVIEVEKSTCALDLVKSISMKLYKEAVACKINGVLKDLWTNLYEDCNFEVVTFSSDEGKKVYWHTTSHILAQAVKRIFGDGVKLAIGPAIDNGFYYDFDVQESITAEILEKIEQKMQEIIKEDLKIERFELSRQDAIKLMEDRNEPYKVELIKEIPEGEVISFYKQGEFVDLCTGPHLPSTGRVKAFKLLSVAGAYWRGNSQNKMLQRVYGISFEKKSQLDEYLTMLEEAKKRDHRKLGRELDLFDIFEEGPGFPFFLPKGMVIRNILEDFWRQEHKKRGYQEIRTPIMLTKDLWVQSGHWDHYKENMYFTRIDDQEFAIKPMNCPGGILVYKRKSHSYRELPQRLCELGLVHRHELSGVLHGLMRVRCFTQDDAHIFMLPSQIKDEIKGVIDLVDYFYSVFGFKYHVELSTRPENSMGTDEQWNMAETALKEALEELGIDYKINEGDGAFYGPKIDFHLEDSLKRTWQCATIQLDFQMPERFDLYYIGEDGAKHRPVMLHRVIFGSIERFIAILTEHFAGAFPVWLAPVQIRVIPVSDNFNDYAAKISQILKENGFRVEEDFRSETVGYKIRDAQLQKIPYMVIVGEKEKKEDTISVRDRKKGDLGTFTVDQFISMVKEKVEKKALE; encoded by the coding sequence ATGGAAAAAGTAAAAGTCACTCTTCCGGATGGAAAAGTAATTGAAGTTGAAAAGTCAACCTGTGCTTTGGATCTGGTAAAATCAATTAGCATGAAACTTTACAAAGAGGCGGTTGCATGCAAGATAAACGGGGTTTTAAAAGATCTGTGGACAAATTTGTATGAGGATTGCAATTTTGAAGTTGTTACATTTTCAAGCGATGAAGGAAAGAAAGTTTACTGGCATACAACTTCACATATCCTGGCCCAGGCGGTAAAAAGGATTTTTGGTGATGGGGTGAAACTTGCCATTGGACCTGCTATTGACAACGGTTTTTATTATGACTTTGATGTTCAGGAGTCCATTACAGCAGAGATTTTAGAAAAAATAGAGCAAAAGATGCAGGAAATAATCAAAGAGGATTTGAAAATAGAGCGGTTTGAGCTCTCAAGGCAGGATGCTATAAAGCTTATGGAAGATAGGAATGAGCCATATAAAGTTGAGCTTATAAAAGAAATTCCGGAAGGCGAAGTTATTTCATTCTACAAACAGGGGGAGTTTGTTGACCTTTGCACAGGTCCACATCTTCCTTCGACAGGCAGAGTAAAAGCTTTCAAGTTGCTTTCTGTAGCAGGTGCGTACTGGCGTGGAAATTCTCAAAATAAAATGCTTCAAAGAGTTTATGGAATATCGTTTGAGAAAAAGTCACAGCTTGATGAATACCTTACAATGCTTGAAGAGGCAAAGAAAAGAGATCATAGAAAGCTTGGAAGAGAACTTGATCTGTTTGATATATTTGAGGAAGGACCGGGATTTCCTTTCTTCCTGCCAAAGGGGATGGTTATAAGAAACATTCTGGAAGACTTTTGGAGACAGGAGCATAAAAAAAGAGGTTATCAGGAGATAAGAACTCCTATAATGTTGACAAAAGACCTTTGGGTTCAGTCAGGTCACTGGGACCATTACAAAGAAAATATGTATTTTACCAGAATAGATGATCAGGAGTTTGCCATAAAGCCTATGAACTGTCCTGGTGGCATACTGGTATACAAGAGAAAATCACATTCATACAGAGAACTTCCTCAGCGTTTGTGTGAGCTTGGGCTAGTTCACAGGCATGAGTTATCCGGTGTATTGCATGGTCTTATGAGGGTAAGGTGTTTTACACAGGATGATGCTCATATATTCATGTTGCCTTCGCAGATAAAGGATGAAATAAAGGGTGTAATTGATCTTGTTGACTATTTTTACAGTGTATTTGGTTTCAAATATCATGTTGAGCTTTCAACAAGACCTGAAAACTCAATGGGGACAGATGAGCAGTGGAATATGGCAGAGACTGCTCTTAAAGAAGCTTTAGAGGAACTGGGTATAGATTACAAGATAAATGAAGGTGATGGTGCTTTTTATGGTCCCAAGATTGATTTTCATCTTGAAGATAGTTTGAAAAGGACATGGCAGTGTGCGACAATTCAGCTTGATTTTCAGATGCCAGAAAGGTTTGACCTGTATTATATAGGTGAAGATGGTGCAAAGCACAGACCGGTAATGCTGCACAGGGTTATCTTTGGAAGTATAGAGAGATTTATTGCCATACTTACTGAACACTTTGCCGGTGCGTTTCCTGTTTGGCTGGCACCTGTTCAAATAAGAGTAATACCGGTATCCGATAATTTCAATGATTATGCAGCAAAAATATCTCAAATACTGAAGGAAAATGGATTCAGAGTTGAGGAAGATTTCAGGTCTGAGACAGTGGGGTATAAGATAAGAGATGCTCAGCTGCAAAAAATACCTTATATGGTGATAGTTGGCGAAAAAGAGAAAAAAGAAGATACTATATCTGTAAGGGACAGAAAGAAAGGTGATCTGGGAACTTTTACGGTTGACCAGTTTATATCAATGGTTAAGGAGAAAGTAGAGAAAAAGGCTCTGGAATAA
- a CDS encoding IS200/IS605 family accessory protein TnpB-related protein: MVTVQTKLIFESYEDKQKILELMRRWSSCMRFAYKRLLEGFDRNSLKKDLQGIFYLNSRYVDDAIMKAKAVLESCKQRGEDPRKAIFGGRQLFEKLKKRHINGKPYKKLKIEWQEKRKGNLYSRGDRSKKGNLNTRIVTNERGTFLRINVGDRKYVFARLSAGYKKGKDRRQILQEIATLGVPYSVELKLKNGNVYAYFSAEELFPATEITKENGAIGIDTNAYPNHMAWVEVDRSGQFISHGKIPMPELESGSFEKREYYRWQYAHEVVKIAKEKRKAIVIERLDIKDKGQRGDFSFRKSRRIRHFFSYRSLLDKIKISAKREGIEVIEVNPAYTSVIGMLKFAPQFMISKDVASAYVIARRGLGKKERIPANYMKLLNNLDASSLEELKGYVRKEVKNVYLRRKQIKEIEYVMRKIQSSGSEPGRLFAPLDGTSAISCSAGYNLWRVLRVAVVTPLSPDRVLRDMSVLKRILVSGQVGGPKIGASSYFLG; the protein is encoded by the coding sequence GTGGTAACAGTTCAGACCAAGCTTATTTTTGAAAGTTATGAAGACAAGCAAAAGATACTTGAGCTTATGAGAAGATGGTCTTCATGCATGAGATTTGCATACAAAAGGCTTTTAGAAGGCTTTGATAGAAATAGCCTCAAAAAAGATTTGCAGGGGATTTTTTATTTGAACTCAAGGTATGTAGATGATGCAATAATGAAAGCAAAAGCTGTTTTAGAGTCCTGCAAGCAAAGAGGAGAAGACCCGAGGAAAGCTATCTTTGGCGGCAGGCAGCTTTTTGAAAAGCTCAAAAAGCGGCATATAAATGGCAAGCCTTATAAAAAGCTCAAGATTGAGTGGCAGGAAAAAAGGAAAGGGAATTTATATTCAAGAGGGGACAGGAGCAAGAAAGGGAACTTAAACACAAGGATTGTGACAAATGAAAGAGGCACATTTTTGAGGATAAATGTAGGAGATAGAAAATATGTATTTGCAAGATTGTCAGCTGGTTATAAGAAAGGCAAAGATAGAAGACAAATTTTACAGGAGATTGCTACCCTTGGAGTGCCTTATTCTGTAGAGCTAAAACTCAAAAATGGGAATGTGTATGCTTACTTTTCAGCAGAAGAACTCTTTCCGGCGACAGAAATAACCAAGGAAAATGGTGCTATAGGTATAGATACAAATGCATATCCAAATCACATGGCATGGGTAGAGGTGGACAGAAGCGGACAGTTTATAAGCCATGGCAAGATTCCAATGCCAGAGCTTGAAAGTGGAAGTTTTGAAAAAAGAGAGTATTACAGGTGGCAGTATGCGCATGAGGTTGTGAAGATTGCAAAAGAGAAAAGAAAAGCTATTGTGATAGAGAGGCTTGATATAAAAGACAAAGGGCAAAGAGGAGATTTTTCTTTCAGAAAATCAAGACGGATAAGACATTTTTTCAGTTACAGGTCGCTTTTAGACAAAATCAAGATTTCAGCAAAACGAGAAGGGATAGAGGTTATAGAAGTAAATCCTGCGTACACATCAGTGATAGGGATGCTAAAGTTCGCACCGCAGTTTATGATAAGCAAAGATGTTGCAAGCGCATATGTGATAGCAAGAAGAGGACTTGGAAAAAAAGAGAGGATACCTGCAAACTACATGAAGCTTTTAAATAATCTTGATGCCAGTAGTTTAGAAGAGCTAAAAGGGTATGTGAGAAAAGAAGTTAAAAATGTTTACTTGAGAAGGAAACAAATCAAAGAGATTGAATATGTAATGCGGAAGATACAAAGCTCTGGGAGTGAGCCAGGGAGGCTATTTGCACCTCTGGATGGAACAAGTGCGATTAGCTGTAGTGCAGGCTACAATCTCTGGCGAGTTCTCAGGGTAGCGGTGGTAACACCACTCTCCCCTGACAGGGTGTTGCGAGACATGTCTGTCCTGAAACGGATATTGGTTTCAGGGCAAGTGGGGGGACCGAAAATCGGCGCAAGTTCCTACTTCTTGGGGTAG